A single region of the Colletotrichum destructivum chromosome 12, complete sequence genome encodes:
- a CDS encoding Putative SET domain-containing protein: MYPGRLFAVLTCVGQVCCSGLATLHARFGGNAGEELAIVRDDTGTCPLPHGHLNLDLLSSQHNASFDHQSTCIWSDNHQQQYCVFADPHFNYEKGISVITTPERAQYISKTIAAVSNHTKFPAESLFRTRPSGTKGRGIFATEYIPAGSLITQEPPIIFIDRNYMEVVSSEEVRTAIQTLAVEKLPRTTRQIFHELYAGPYEESLTQRMWTNGYIASGGPVPQWPGLDNESDLGMIAVHANISKINHSCRPNAASQWDWDVLAHRLYAARDIAANEEITISYLNPIQTLQDRQEYSKNKLGFKCACSQCKASSKSADLSDDRINEILLLESYLESRQIAPAEPTAMAELLVSLYKQEGLHTFICKAYAIVAREWNGAGYEYQARQWAYESVMAGLIAGSETGMEEYVNDMEALLDGSRKHWSWRYRVHR; encoded by the exons ATGTATCCTGGCAGACTTTTTGCTGTCCTGACTTGCGTTGGACAAGTATGTTGCAGTGGTCTGGCCACACTTCATGCACGATTCGGTGGAAATGCCGGAGAAGAACTTGCCATCGTCAGGGACGATACAGGAACATGTCCTCTTCCCCATGGACATCTTAACTTGGATCTTCTTAGCTCTCAGCATAATGCCTCATTTGATCATCAATCAACCTGTATCTGGTCAGACAACCATCAACAGCAATATTGCGTGTTTGCAGATCCGCACTTTAATTATGAAAAGGGCATTTCTGTCATAACAACCCCGGAGCGCGCTCAATACATTTCAAAAACCATTGCGGCTGTATCGAATCATACCAAATTTCCTGCCGAGTCGTTATTCAGAACAAGACCTAGCGGAACGAAAGGTCGAGGCATATTTGCAACAGAATACATACCTGCAGGCAGTCTCATCACTCAAGAGCCACCTATCATCTTTATAGACCGCAATTACATGGAGGTAGTCTCGTCTGAGGAAGTTCGAACCGCAATTCAGACATTGGCTGTGGAGAAGTTGCCAAGAACCACACGTCAGATCTTTCACGAGCTCTACGCAGGACCATACGAAGAGAGCTTGACGCAACGAATGTGGACAAATGGCTATATTGCTTCTGGCGGGCCTGTACCGCAGTGGCCAGGCTTGGACAATGAATCAGATCTTGGCATGATTGCGGTGCATGCAAACATATCT AAGATCAACCATAGCTGTCGACCAAATGCGGCATCCCAGTGGGACTGGGATGTACTTGCACATAGGCTATATGCAGCCCGTGATATCGCTGCCAACGAAGAAATCACTATATCGTACCTTAATCCTATCCAGACTCTTCAGGACCGACAGGAATACTCGAAAAATAAACTCGGCTTTAAATGTGCTTGCAGTCAATGCAAAGCCTCAAGCAAGTCTGCTGACTTGTCCGACGATCGAATTAATGAAATTTTACTGTTGGAAAGCTACTTGGAAAGTCGACAAATTGCCCCAGCAGAGCCAACAGCAATGGCTGAATTGCTAGTGAGTCTGTATAAACAAGAGGGTCTACACACCTTTATTTGCAAGGCGTACGCAATTGTGGCACGGGAGTGGAACGGCGCAGGATACGAGTACCAAGCACGCCAGTGGGCTTATGAAAGTGTCATGGCTGGTCTGATAGCTGGTTCAGAGACAGGTATGGAAGAGTATGTGAACGACATGGAAGCACTACTTGATGGGTCACGAAAACACTGGTCTTGGAGATACCGCGTACACAGGTAG